The Trichomycterus rosablanca isolate fTriRos1 chromosome 22, fTriRos1.hap1, whole genome shotgun sequence genome has a window encoding:
- the LOC134300209 gene encoding trafficking regulator of GLUT4 1: MALNTDSDLSTTAPRVEEEEVQQQTEQAAYQQNNEVSVNTPISSQPVKTENQDPPLESSSPKNPGHPNGLSKDELMVISEKMETSNGVCPTAVDSPPTSSLLSSPSQHHTKSGHPHANGHARLNSRSSSMSHGGSPRPSLSRQPSAATELAGDGAKPNDYLILAILACICPLWPINIVGLTFSVMSRYSLQQGNVDGARRLGRNAKIISIISLVGGIAIITAALVINWGLILKS; this comes from the exons ATGGCTCTGAACACTGATTCTGACTTATCAACTACTGCCCCAAGAGTAGAGGAGGAAGAAGTCCAGCAGCAGACAGAACAAGCAGCATATCAACAAAACAATGAGGTGTCTGTTAACACCCCCATTTCCTCTCAGCCAGTGAAGACAGAGAATCAGGATCCACCTCTCGAGTCTAGTTCACCCAAAAACCCAGGTCACCCAAATGGCCTGTCCAAAGATGAACTGATGGTCATCAGTGAGAAGATGGAAACAA GTAATGGAGTCTGTCCTACAGCTGTGGACTCCCCTCCAACCTCTTCCCTTTTATCTTCACCTTCTCAGCACCATACTAAGTCCGGCCATCCTCATGCTAATGGGCATGCCAGGCTGAACAGTCGATCTAGTTCAATGAGCCATGGTGGGTCACCCCGGCCCTCACTTAGCCGTCAACCCAGTGCTGCCACTGAGCTTGCTGGAGATGGTGCTAAGCCGAACGACTACCTTATCCTGGCCATACTCGCCTGCATCTGCCCTCTTTGGCCTATTAACATTGTTGGCCTGACCTTCTCTGTTATg TCTCGGTACAGTCTGCAGCAGGGGAATGTGGATGGAGCGCGGCGTCTTGGGCGCAATGCTAAAATTATTTCTATAATCTCTCTCGTGGGTGGAATTGCCATCATTACTGCTGCCCTTGTCATCAACTGGGGAT TGATACTAAAGTCCTGA